A single genomic interval of Flavobacteriales bacterium harbors:
- a CDS encoding UvrD-helicase domain-containing protein, producing the protein MEHLKGLNEAQHAAVVHTDGPNLVIAGAGSGKTRVLTVRIAHLLAVKGVDAFRVLALTFTNKAAREMKERIAQVVGRGEAANLWMGTFHSVFARILRAEADKLGYPKDFTIYDTDDSRSLIKTILKEWQLDDKLYKPNQVHGRISIAKNNLIGPLEYLNNAELMAADAAAMRPRLGELYKAYAERCFRAGAMDFDDLLFNTNLLFRDHPDAMLKYQQRFRYILVDEYQDTNLAQYNIVRTLAARHENLTVVGDDSQSIYAFRGANIQNILNFRKDYPDHTLFKLEQNYRSTKIIVGAANSVIDKNRDQIRKTVWTDNPEGERILVHRAMSDNEEGAFVSHSIFEMRMQRQVANKEFAILYRTNAQSRSMEEALRKLNIPYRIHGGLSFYQRKEIKDLLAYFRLTCNPNDEEALKRIINYPARGIGQTTVEKLMVAAGDRSISVWDLLNAHLGELDVHDGMRKRLAEFVLMIRSFRTMLADQSAHALGEYIARTTGLLSDLFADKTPEGVSRYENIQELLAGMKAFSDAQEGTDAPRTLSDFLIDVALLTDADNEDPNDTDRVSLMTIHSAKGLEFSYVHIVGLEEELFPNQMSVTTRADLEEERRLFYVALTRARVRATLSYAMSRYKWGQLTAGEPSRFIDEIDPKYLEMPAANTRATSGFTERRTIAPPWASRAGAFDRPAAEAGGRSLSGREPSAPPARPVPSSRPAPPPPQRKNLKRISDGGAPLEATSSLGEPSPELAEGMTVEHERFGRGKVLKIEGRAPDLKATVFFPTAGQKQLLLRFAKLRVIEG; encoded by the coding sequence ATGGAACACCTCAAGGGACTCAACGAGGCACAGCACGCCGCGGTGGTGCACACCGATGGGCCCAACCTCGTGATCGCCGGTGCCGGCTCGGGAAAGACCCGCGTGCTCACCGTGCGCATCGCCCACCTCCTCGCCGTGAAGGGGGTCGATGCCTTCCGCGTCCTCGCCCTCACCTTCACCAACAAGGCGGCCCGCGAGATGAAGGAGCGCATCGCCCAGGTGGTGGGGCGCGGCGAGGCCGCCAACCTGTGGATGGGCACCTTCCACAGCGTGTTCGCCCGCATCCTGCGCGCCGAGGCCGACAAGCTCGGCTACCCCAAGGACTTCACCATCTACGACACCGACGACAGCCGATCGCTGATCAAGACCATCCTCAAGGAGTGGCAGCTGGATGACAAGCTGTACAAGCCCAACCAGGTCCATGGCCGCATCAGCATCGCCAAGAACAACCTCATCGGGCCCCTGGAGTACCTGAACAACGCGGAGCTGATGGCCGCCGATGCCGCCGCGATGCGCCCGAGGCTCGGCGAGCTCTACAAGGCCTACGCCGAGCGCTGTTTCCGCGCCGGGGCCATGGACTTCGACGACCTGCTCTTCAACACCAACCTGCTCTTCCGCGACCATCCGGACGCCATGCTGAAGTACCAGCAGCGCTTCCGGTACATCCTGGTGGACGAGTACCAGGACACCAACCTGGCGCAGTACAACATCGTGCGCACCCTGGCCGCGCGGCACGAGAACCTCACCGTGGTGGGCGACGACAGCCAGAGCATCTATGCCTTCCGCGGCGCCAACATCCAGAACATCCTCAACTTCCGGAAGGACTATCCGGACCACACCCTCTTCAAGCTCGAACAGAACTACCGCAGCACCAAGATCATCGTCGGCGCCGCCAACTCGGTGATCGACAAGAACCGCGACCAGATCCGCAAGACGGTCTGGACCGACAACCCGGAGGGCGAACGCATCCTGGTGCACCGGGCCATGAGCGACAATGAGGAGGGTGCCTTCGTGTCGCACAGCATCTTCGAGATGCGCATGCAGCGCCAGGTGGCCAACAAGGAGTTCGCCATCCTTTACCGCACCAACGCCCAGAGCAGGAGCATGGAGGAGGCCCTGCGCAAGCTCAACATCCCCTACCGCATCCATGGCGGGCTCAGCTTCTACCAGCGGAAGGAGATCAAGGACCTGCTGGCCTACTTCCGCCTCACCTGCAACCCCAACGACGAGGAGGCGCTCAAGCGCATCATAAACTACCCCGCGCGCGGCATCGGGCAGACCACCGTGGAAAAGCTCATGGTGGCCGCCGGTGACCGCTCCATCAGCGTGTGGGACCTGCTGAACGCGCACCTCGGCGAGCTCGATGTGCACGACGGCATGCGCAAGCGCCTGGCCGAGTTCGTGCTGATGATCCGCAGCTTCCGCACCATGCTCGCGGACCAGAGCGCCCACGCCCTGGGGGAGTACATCGCACGCACCACCGGCCTGCTCAGCGACCTCTTCGCCGACAAGACCCCCGAAGGCGTGAGCCGGTACGAGAACATCCAGGAACTGCTCGCCGGCATGAAGGCCTTCAGCGATGCCCAGGAAGGCACCGATGCGCCACGCACCCTTTCCGATTTCCTCATCGATGTGGCGCTGCTGACCGACGCGGACAACGAGGACCCGAACGACACGGACCGCGTGAGCCTGATGACCATCCACAGCGCCAAGGGGCTGGAGTTCTCCTATGTGCACATCGTGGGGCTGGAGGAGGAGCTCTTCCCCAACCAGATGAGCGTGACCACCCGCGCCGACCTGGAGGAGGAGCGCCGCCTGTTCTACGTGGCCCTCACCCGGGCCCGTGTCCGCGCCACCTTGAGCTACGCCATGAGCCGCTACAAGTGGGGGCAGCTCACCGCAGGCGAGCCCAGCCGCTTCATCGACGAGATCGACCCGAAGTACCTGGAGATGCCCGCGGCCAACACCCGCGCTACTTCGGGCTTCACCGAGCGCCGGACCATCGCACCGCCCTGGGCCAGCCGTGCCGGAGCCTTCGACAGGCCCGCTGCCGAAGCGGGCGGGAGGTCGTTATCCGGTCGCGAACCCTCAGCCCCTCCGGCGCGTCCCGTTCCTTCATCCCGACCGGCCCCTCCACCGCCGCAGCGCAAGAACCTGAAGCGCATCTCCGATGGCGGAGCACCGCTGGAGGCCACCAGCAGCCTGGGCGAACCGTCGCCCGAGCTCGCCGAAGGCATGACCGTGGAGCACGAGCGGTTCGGCCGGGGCAAGGTGCTCAAGATCGAGGGTCGTGCACCGGACCTGAAGGCCACGGTGTTCTTCCCCACCGCGGGACAGAAGCAACTGCTTCTGCGGTTCGCGAAACTGCGGGTGATCGAGGGCTGA
- the eno gene encoding phosphopyruvate hydratase has product MSLIAKIQAREILDSRGNPTIEVEVFTDEGHMGRAAVPSGASTGAHEAVELRDGDKKRYLGKGVTKAVEHVNTTLNSELHGAPVDQQALIDKAMMGLDGTPNKSNLGANAILGVSLAVAKAAASQAGLPLYRYVGGANACTLPVPLMNILNGGAHADNKVDVQEFMIMPVGATSFAQGLRMGAEVFHHLKAVLKARGLATNVGDEGGFAPDLPSNEEALKVVMQAIEKAGYRPGEDIVLALDCASTEFYDAKKKRYVLESTGDSLTSDEMVAFWKDWCKRYPIVSIEDGMAEDDWAGWKKLTEAVGSTIQLVGDDLFVTNTARLAEGIDKGIANSILVKVNQIGTLTETLEAVDMAHRAGYSAVMSHRSGETEDSTIADLAVATNCGMIKTGSASRSDRIAKYNQLLRIEEQLSRSGRYPGKALRFGR; this is encoded by the coding sequence ATGAGCCTGATCGCCAAGATCCAAGCCCGAGAAATCCTCGATTCACGCGGCAATCCCACCATCGAGGTGGAGGTGTTCACCGATGAGGGCCATATGGGCCGGGCCGCCGTCCCCAGCGGTGCCAGCACCGGCGCCCACGAGGCCGTGGAACTGCGCGACGGCGACAAGAAGCGCTACCTCGGCAAGGGTGTCACCAAGGCCGTGGAGCATGTGAACACCACGCTGAACAGCGAACTGCACGGTGCACCCGTGGATCAGCAGGCCTTGATCGACAAGGCGATGATGGGCCTGGACGGCACGCCGAACAAGAGCAACCTGGGCGCCAACGCCATCCTGGGCGTGAGCCTGGCCGTGGCCAAGGCCGCCGCCAGCCAGGCCGGCCTGCCCCTGTACCGGTATGTCGGCGGGGCGAACGCCTGCACCCTGCCGGTGCCTCTGATGAACATCCTCAACGGCGGTGCCCACGCGGACAACAAGGTGGACGTCCAGGAGTTCATGATCATGCCCGTCGGCGCCACCAGCTTCGCACAGGGGCTGCGCATGGGGGCCGAGGTGTTCCACCACCTCAAGGCCGTGCTGAAGGCCCGCGGCCTGGCCACCAACGTGGGCGATGAGGGCGGCTTCGCCCCCGACCTGCCCAGCAACGAAGAGGCCCTCAAGGTGGTGATGCAGGCCATCGAGAAGGCTGGCTACCGCCCTGGCGAGGACATCGTGCTCGCCCTGGACTGCGCCAGCACGGAGTTCTACGACGCGAAGAAGAAGCGGTACGTGCTGGAGAGCACCGGTGACAGCCTCACCAGCGACGAGATGGTGGCCTTCTGGAAGGACTGGTGCAAGCGCTATCCCATCGTGAGCATCGAGGACGGCATGGCCGAGGACGACTGGGCCGGCTGGAAGAAGCTCACCGAAGCCGTGGGGTCAACCATCCAACTGGTGGGCGACGACCTGTTCGTGACCAACACCGCGCGGCTCGCAGAAGGCATCGACAAGGGCATCGCCAACAGCATCCTCGTGAAGGTGAACCAGATCGGCACCTTGACCGAGACCCTGGAGGCCGTGGACATGGCCCACCGCGCCGGCTATTCCGCCGTGATGAGCCATCGCAGCGGGGAAACGGAGGACAGCACCATCGCCGACCTGGCCGTGGCCACCAACTGCGGTATGATCAAGACGGGCAGCGCCAGCCGCAGCGACCGGATCGCGAAGTACAACCAACTGCTGCGCATCGAGGAGCAGTTGAGCAGGAGCGGCCGCTATCCCGGGAAGGCCCTGCGCTTCGGGCGCTGA
- the carA gene encoding glutamine-hydrolyzing carbamoyl-phosphate synthase small subunit, whose product MLVSQRPKAALLLADGTLFEGRAIGAQGIATGEICFNTGMTGYQEIFSDPSYTGQLMVMASPHIGNYGVKAGEEESARVTIAGLVVKKFSEVWSRPGGTGSLEDHLRQAGIVGISEVDTRRLVRHIRDHGAQNALISSTELDPRRLGDRLAAVPSMAGLELSSRVTTPVAFETGDPASPHRVALVDFGVKTNILRCLTERGCLVRVFPMHTPLHEMLAWRPGGFLLSNGPGDPAAMPASVALVTAIRDSGLPVFGICLGHQLLAESLGIGTEKMHHGHRGINHPVKNLVTGHDEITSQNHGFVARRAQAEAHPHVLITHVHLNDGSIAGIRLKDRPVFSVQHHPEAGPGPNDARYLFDDFVANMKAHSPVPRSLHQTA is encoded by the coding sequence TGTTGGTCAGCCAACGCCCCAAGGCCGCCCTGTTGCTCGCGGATGGCACCTTGTTCGAGGGCCGCGCCATCGGCGCACAGGGCATCGCCACCGGCGAGATCTGTTTCAATACGGGGATGACCGGGTATCAGGAGATCTTCTCCGACCCCAGCTACACCGGTCAGCTCATGGTGATGGCCAGCCCACACATCGGCAACTATGGCGTCAAGGCCGGGGAGGAAGAGAGCGCCCGCGTGACCATCGCCGGTCTGGTGGTCAAGAAATTCAGCGAGGTCTGGAGCCGACCCGGTGGGACCGGCTCGCTGGAGGACCACCTGCGGCAGGCCGGCATCGTGGGCATCAGTGAGGTGGATACCCGCCGGCTGGTGCGCCACATCCGCGACCACGGCGCGCAGAACGCCCTGATCAGCAGCACCGAACTCGACCCCCGGCGCCTGGGTGACCGATTGGCCGCCGTGCCCTCCATGGCCGGCCTGGAGCTGAGCAGCCGGGTGACCACCCCCGTGGCCTTCGAGACCGGCGACCCGGCCTCGCCCCATCGCGTGGCCCTGGTGGACTTCGGGGTGAAGACAAACATCCTGCGCTGCCTCACCGAACGGGGCTGCCTCGTGCGTGTCTTTCCCATGCACACCCCGCTGCATGAGATGCTCGCCTGGCGGCCAGGTGGCTTCCTGTTGAGCAACGGCCCGGGTGACCCGGCGGCGATGCCCGCCAGCGTGGCGCTGGTGACCGCCATCCGCGACAGCGGCCTGCCCGTGTTCGGCATCTGCCTGGGGCATCAACTGCTCGCCGAAAGCCTCGGCATCGGCACCGAGAAGATGCATCACGGCCATCGTGGCATCAACCACCCGGTGAAGAACCTGGTGACCGGGCACGACGAGATCACCAGCCAGAACCACGGGTTCGTGGCCCGTCGTGCGCAGGCCGAGGCGCATCCGCACGTGCTCATCACCCACGTGCACCTCAACGACGGCAGCATCGCAGGCATCCGGTTGAAGGACCGTCCGGTCTTCAGCGTGCAACACCACCCGGAGGCCGGCCCCGGCCCCAACGATGCGCGCTACCTCTTCGACGACTTCGTGGCGAACATGAAGGCGCATTCCCCCGTACCAAGGTCCCTTCACCAGACCGCTTAG